One window from the genome of Grus americana isolate bGruAme1 chromosome 2, bGruAme1.mat, whole genome shotgun sequence encodes:
- the ANKRD46 gene encoding ankyrin repeat domain-containing protein 46 isoform X2: MSYVFVNDSSQTNVPLLQACIDGDFNYSKRLLESGFDPNIRDSRGRTGLHLAAARGNVDICQLLHKFGADLLATDYQGNTALHLCGHVDTIQFLVSNGLKIDICNHQGATPLVLAKRRGVNKDVIRLLESLEEQEVKGFNRGAHSKLETMQTAESESAMESHSLLNPNLQQGEGVLSSFRTTWQEFVEDLGFWRVLLLIIVIALLSLGIAYYVSGVLPFVENQPEPVH; the protein is encoded by the exons ATGTCCTACGTTTTTGTAAACGACTCTTCCCAGACAAATGTGCCGCTGCTGCAGGCTTGTATTGATGGAGATTTTAACTATTCCAAACGACTGTTAGAGAGTGGTTTCGACCCAAACATTCGTGACAGTCGAGGCCGAACTGGCCTTCACCTTGCTGCAGCCAGAGGAAATGTGGACATCTGTCAGCTCTTGCATAAATTTGGTGCTGACCTGCTAGCCACTGATTATCAAGGTAACACAGCCCTTCATCTGTGTGGACATGTGGATACCATCCAGTTCCTAGTTTCTAATGGACTTAAAATTGATATTTG CAATCACCAAGGTGCAACACCACTTGTTCTTGCAAAACGAAGGGGTGTGAATAAAGATGTGATTAGACTGCTGGAATCTTTAGAGGAGCAAGAGGTGAAAGGATTTAACAGAGGAGCTCACTCAAAGCTGGAAACGATGCAAACTGCTGAAAGCGAAAG TGCGATGGAAAGCCATTCCCTCCTTAATCCAAACCTACAGCAAGGTGAAGGAGTTCTTTCCAGTTTCCGCACGACATGGCAAGAGTTTGTGGAAGACCTGGGCTTCTGGAGGGTGCTGCTCCTGATAATTGTCATTGCTCTTCTGTCGCTTGGAATAGCGTACTATGTTAGCGGGGTGCTTCCTTTTGTAGAAAACCAGCCTGAACCGGTGCACTGA
- the ANKRD46 gene encoding ankyrin repeat domain-containing protein 46 isoform X4, with translation MAGAPSAVLGGAAPPPPAWLSAGWESGPTSLGGRGASEAASWALPSASAIPGAAGPSGGLRPVGGARGLSAAPPPPPFARLHGSARPVRAEPPPPSGRIVTTPERIRTMSYVFVNDSSQTNVPLLQACIDGDFNYSKRLLESGFDPNIRDSRGRTGLHLAAARGNVDICQLLHKFGADLLATDYQGNTALHLCGHVDTIQFLVSNGLKIDICNHQGATPLVLAKRRGVNKDVIRLLESLEEQEVKGFNRGAHSKLETMQTAESESLQKRNILPLITKPKGKWGEMQNASTTG, from the exons ATGGCAGGCGCTCCAAGCGCAGTACTGGGCGGTGCCGCGCCTCCACCTCCGGCCTGGCTCAGCGCTGGCTGGGAAAGCGGCCCGACCTCTCTCGGTGGGAGAGGAGCATCCGAGGCAGCGAGCTGGGCCCTGCCCTCCGCTTCGGCCATACCGGGAGCCGCAGGCCCCAGCGGCGGCCTCCGCCCAGTAGGGGGCGCGCGCGGCCTCTCGGCCGCGCCTCCGCCACCCCCGTTCGCTCGCCTTCACGGCTCCGCGCGCCCTGTGCGTGCCGAGCCGCCACCGCCGAGTGGCAG GATAGTCACTACTCCGGAGAGAATCAGAACAATGTCCTACGTTTTTGTAAACGACTCTTCCCAGACAAATGTGCCGCTGCTGCAGGCTTGTATTGATGGAGATTTTAACTATTCCAAACGACTGTTAGAGAGTGGTTTCGACCCAAACATTCGTGACAGTCGAGGCCGAACTGGCCTTCACCTTGCTGCAGCCAGAGGAAATGTGGACATCTGTCAGCTCTTGCATAAATTTGGTGCTGACCTGCTAGCCACTGATTATCAAGGTAACACAGCCCTTCATCTGTGTGGACATGTGGATACCATCCAGTTCCTAGTTTCTAATGGACTTAAAATTGATATTTG CAATCACCAAGGTGCAACACCACTTGTTCTTGCAAAACGAAGGGGTGTGAATAAAGATGTGATTAGACTGCTGGAATCTTTAGAGGAGCAAGAGGTGAAAGGATTTAACAGAGGAGCTCACTCAAAGCTGGAAACGATGCAAACTGCTGAAAGCGAAAG CctccaaaaaagaaatattctacCACTTATCACAAAGCCAAAGGGAAAATGGGGTGAAATGCAAAATGCCAGTACCACAGGCTAA